ATCACTTGCAGCAGCGGGCCGAACAGCTCTTCATCTTCGCGCTCGGTCACGCCGGTCACGTCGATAATGCCCGGCGTCAGCAACGCAGCCTGATCCTGTGGCTGGGTCATTTCCAGCAGCGCCACGGCGCCATTGGCCAACATCAGCTCCTGCGCGTCCATCAAGGCTTTGGCCGCACCCAGGGAAATCACCGAGCCCATGAACGGCGCCGGTTGTTGGTCAAACGCGCCGACTGCAATCGTCGCGCTCACCGCCACCAGGCGCGCCAGCAACGCATCGCCCCACGCGCCTTGCGGCACCAACAGGCGACGCGCACAGGTGCAACGCTGGCCGGCAGAAATGAACGCCGACTGGATGATGGTGTAGACCGCCGCATCCACGTCAGCGACTTCGTCGACCACCAGCGGGTTATTGCCGCCCATTTCCAGCGCCAGGATCTTGTCCGGGCGACCGGAGAATTGTTGATGCAAGTGATTGCCGGTGCGGCTGGAACCGGTGAAGAACAAGCCGTCGATGCCCGGGTTGGCCGCCAGCGCGATGCCGGTTTCCCGCGCGCCTTGCAGCAGGTTCAACACGCCCGCCGGTAAACCCGCGTCGATCCAGCATTGCACGGTCAGCTCGGCGACTTTCGGGGTCAGCTCGCTCGGTTTGAACAGTACGGTATTACCCGCCAGCAACGCCGGAACGATATGCCCGTTCGGCAAGTGGCCCGGGAAGTTGTAAGGGCCGAACACCGCCACCACGCCGTGGGGTTTGTGGCGCAATACGGCGGTGGCGTCGCCCAACGGGCCGCTCTTTTCGCCGGTACGCTCGCGGTAGCTTTGCACCGAGATCGCGATCTTGTTGGCCATGCTGGTGACTTCGGTGGCCGATTCCCACAGCGGCTTGCCGGTTTCTTCACCGATGCAGCGGGCGATTTCATCGGCGCGGCTTTTCAGCGTGGCGGCGAAGGTTTCCAGCACGCTGATGCGCTCTTCCAACGGGCGCCGCGCCCAGCCTGGAAACGCCTGGCGTGCAGCCTGCACGGCGGACTCAACCTGCTCGGCAGTGGCGCCATTGCCGGCCCACAGCACTTGCTGGGTCACCGGGTTGCGCGATTCAAACAGTTCACCCTGGCCAGCCAGCCAGCTACCTGCGATATACAGCGAATTCATTATTTCGACTCCCGAGCAGCAGACAACGCAACAGCACGCACTTGATCACCCACCACCAGTTGCAGGCGTTTGGCGGTCTGCGGGTAGACCACCAAGGTGCCTGCCGCCAGCCGGGCCGGAGCGGCGGTAATGCGGCACTCCTCGCGCTTGCGGTTATGGATCAGGAACGGCGTGGCGTCGTCCCCCGGCGTGCCGATGGCCAACACCAGTGACTGACTGTCGCGCACCGCACGGATTTTGCTGGTTTCACACTCCACTGCCGGGCCGGCGTCGAAAATATCGACATAGCCCTGGTAGCTGAAGCCTTCGCTCTTGAGCATGCTCAGCGCTGGCTCGGTGTCCGGGTGGACTTTGCCGATCACATTGCGCGCGTCTTCGGACAGAAAGCAGCTGTACAGCGGAAACTTCGGCATCAGCTCGGCGATAAACGCCTTGTTGCCTACGCCGGTGAGGTAGTCGGCCTGGCTGAATTCCATCTTGAAGAAGTGCCGGCCCAGGCTTTCCCAGAACGGCGAGCGCCCAGCGTCGTTGGACACGCCGCGCATCTCGGCAATGATCTTGTTACCGAACAGCTGCGGGAATTCAGCGATAAACAGCATGCGCGCCTTGGCGAGCATGCGGCCGTTGAGGCCGTTGCGGTAATCGGCGTGCAGGAACAACGAGCACAATTCGGAATTGCCGGTGAGGTCGTTGGCCAAGAACAGCGTCGGGATCTCGCGGTAGATATTCAGCTCCTGGGAGGCGCTGACCGTCAGGCCGACCCGGAAGTTGTACCAAGGCTCGCGCAGGCCGACGGCACCGGCGATGGCGGAAATACCCACCACGCGGCCTTCGTCGTTTTCCAGCACGAACAGGTAGTCGGCATCGCCGCGCCCGGCTTCGCCGCGAAAGGTTTTTTCTGCCCAGCCAACCCGGTGAGTCAGGCGCTCTTCGTTGGCCGGCAAGGTGGTGAGGCCGGTGCCGGTGCTGCGCGCCAGATCAATCAGGGCCGGTAAATCGCTGCTGCGTACGGGACGAACGATCATGCTATCTCCTCAAACGGGCCGCTGCCTGGCAGCCACCCGCGACACTCAATTCTTTAAACCGCGACCAGGCGCACACTTGCGCCCTCGCCGACACCCAGGGCTTCAGCGGTTTCCAGGTCCAGGGTCACCGGTTTGCCGGGCGCGTAGTCCAGGTCCAGCATCACCGCGCGGTAATCCTGCAACTGCGCGTTGCTCACCAGGTACTGGCGGCCGGCGCCCTTGACCATCTCGCCGATCTTCACCGGCACCACGCGGCTCTGGGCGATCGAGCGAATGCCCGAGACCCTTGCGTGCAGCGTCGGGCCGCCGTCGAAGATGTCGATGTAATGGTCGGTCTCAAAGCCTTCACGCATCAGGATGTCGAAGGTGATCTGGGCACGCGGGTGCACCTGGCCCATGGCTTCCTGGGCTGCATCCGGCAGCAGCGGTACGTAGATCGGGTAGTGCGGCATCAGCTCGGCGAGGAAGGTGCGGCTTTTCAGCCCGCACAGGCGCTCGGCGGCGGCGTAGTTGAGGTCGAAAAAGTTGCGGCCGATGGCGTCCCAGAACGGCGAGTCGCCGTTCTCGTCGCTGTAGCCGACAATCTCGGTCACCACCGAGTCGGCAAAGCGCTCGGGGTGGCTGGCGACAAACAGCAGGCGGCCACGGGAGTTGAGTTCAGACCACGGCGAACCGACCAGCTCCGGCACCACATAAAAACTGGTGAGCAGGCTGTTGCCGGTCAGGTCGTGGCACTGGGACAGTACGTGGATCTTGTTGTGGATCTTCAGCTCGCGGGAGGCGTGCACGAAGGTTTCGTTACGAAAGCTGTAGAACGGCTCCGAATAACCGGCGGATGCGACGATGGCCGAACAGCCGGCGAGCTTGCCGGTCTCGGTGTCTTCGAGCACGAAGAAATAGCTTTCTTCACCGTTGAAACTGACCTCGGCCGCGAAGGACGCTTCGCTGGCGGCGATCTTGTCGCTCAGGCGTTCCACATCATCCGGCAAGGAGGTGACACCAATCGGGCTGTCCGCAGCCAGACGCTGTACCTCGCCCAGATCAGCCATTTGCGCGGGGCGCATCACCAGCATGGTGTCACTCCTTAACTCGAAAAACTCACAGAGGGAAAAATGCCGGACACAGGATCTGGATTCACACAGATCCAATGTGGGGAGTCTTTTGTGGGAGCTGGCTTGCCTGCGATGCAGACAACTCGGTGCAGGTGTTTCACCGAGTTGAGGCTATCGCAGGCAAGCCAGCTCCCACAGAAACCGGCTCCCACATTTGATTCGGTCCGGCATACAAAATTTTTGCTCGACGCCTGTTCACCAGGCGC
The sequence above is a segment of the Pseudomonas sp. R76 genome. Coding sequences within it:
- the astD gene encoding succinylglutamate-semialdehyde dehydrogenase, which encodes MMNSLYIAGSWLAGQGELFESRNPVTQQVLWAGNGATAEQVESAVQAARQAFPGWARRPLEERISVLETFAATLKSRADEIARCIGEETGKPLWESATEVTSMANKIAISVQSYRERTGEKSGPLGDATAVLRHKPHGVVAVFGPYNFPGHLPNGHIVPALLAGNTVLFKPSELTPKVAELTVQCWIDAGLPAGVLNLLQGARETGIALAANPGIDGLFFTGSSRTGNHLHQQFSGRPDKILALEMGGNNPLVVDEVADVDAAVYTIIQSAFISAGQRCTCARRLLVPQGAWGDALLARLVAVSATIAVGAFDQQPAPFMGSVISLGAAKALMDAQELMLANGAVALLEMTQPQDQAALLTPGIIDVTGVTEREDEELFGPLLQVIRYADFAGAIAEANNTQYGLAAGLLSDSEARYQQFWLESRAGIVNWNKQLTGAASTAPFGGVGASGNHRASAYYAADYCAYPVASLETPSLVVPATLTPGITLK
- the astA gene encoding arginine N-succinyltransferase, which encodes MIVRPVRSSDLPALIDLARSTGTGLTTLPANEERLTHRVGWAEKTFRGEAGRGDADYLFVLENDEGRVVGISAIAGAVGLREPWYNFRVGLTVSASQELNIYREIPTLFLANDLTGNSELCSLFLHADYRNGLNGRMLAKARMLFIAEFPQLFGNKIIAEMRGVSNDAGRSPFWESLGRHFFKMEFSQADYLTGVGNKAFIAELMPKFPLYSCFLSEDARNVIGKVHPDTEPALSMLKSEGFSYQGYVDIFDAGPAVECETSKIRAVRDSQSLVLAIGTPGDDATPFLIHNRKREECRITAAPARLAAGTLVVYPQTAKRLQLVVGDQVRAVALSAARESK
- the aruF gene encoding arginine/ornithine succinyltransferase subunit alpha, translated to MLVMRPAQMADLGEVQRLAADSPIGVTSLPDDVERLSDKIAASEASFAAEVSFNGEESYFFVLEDTETGKLAGCSAIVASAGYSEPFYSFRNETFVHASRELKIHNKIHVLSQCHDLTGNSLLTSFYVVPELVGSPWSELNSRGRLLFVASHPERFADSVVTEIVGYSDENGDSPFWDAIGRNFFDLNYAAAERLCGLKSRTFLAELMPHYPIYVPLLPDAAQEAMGQVHPRAQITFDILMREGFETDHYIDIFDGGPTLHARVSGIRSIAQSRVVPVKIGEMVKGAGRQYLVSNAQLQDYRAVMLDLDYAPGKPVTLDLETAEALGVGEGASVRLVAV